Within Hyalangium ruber, the genomic segment TCCACCACGCCGCGCAGCTGCTCTTTCAACTCGAAGCCCGCGTGGTCAGCGCCCAGAGCGACGCGCAAGGTAGCCTCCTCGATTCAGAAACCTGTCTGACAACCAGACAGGTTTGGCCAGAGCGCGCCCCAAGAGCGCCTTGGACCCACGGAGTAAAAGGAGCCCGTGAGTCCAGGGAGAGCGGGACGGCCGGCGCGGGAGGACCCGTCCGCTGACGGGGGGCCCCGCGCCGAGACGAGGGACCCGCGACCTGCGTCCCCCATCCGTGAGCCCGTCTTCCAATCCGTGTCACCTACTTCCGTGCCTTGGCGATCGTCTCCTTGGCCACCTTCACCACGTTGTCCACGGTGAAGCCGAACTTCTGAAGCAGGTTCTTGAGCGGAGCGGATGCGCCGAAGGTGCGCATTCCCACGACGGAGCCGCGCAGACCCACCCAGCGCTCCCAGCCGAACGCGGCGGCCTGCTCCACCGCCACGCGAGCGCTCACGGAAGGAGGAAGCACCGAGTCCTTGTAGGCCTCGTCCTGCTGCTCGAACAGCTCCCACGAGGGCATGCTCACCACGCGCGCCTTCACCCCTTCGGCCTTGAGCTGATCATAAGCGGCGAGGCACAAGGATACCTCGCTGCCGGTGCCGATGAGGACGACCTCCGGAGCCCCCTCGCTGTCGGCGAGCACGTAGGCGCCCTTGGCCAACCCCGAGGCGGGCGCGTACTTGGTGCGGTCCAGCGTGGGCACCGCCTGGCGCGTGAGCACCAGCGCCACCGGGTGGTGCTTCTGCCGAGCGATGACGCGCCAGGCCTCGGTCACCTCGTTGGCGTCCGCGGGCCGCAGCACGATGAGGCCCGGAATCGAGCGCAGACCCGAGAGCTGTTCCACGGGCTGGTGCGTGGGCCCGTCCTCGCCCAGGCCGATGGAGTCATGGGTGAAGATGTGGATGGAGGGGACCTCCATGATGGCCGACAGGCGGATGGCCGGGCGCTCGTAGTCGCTGAAGATGAGGAAGGTGGCGCCGTAGCCGCGCAGCTTGCTCAGCGACAGCCCGTTCACGATGGAGCCCATCGCATGCTCGCGCACGCCGAAGTGGATGTTGCGCCCGGAGTGCTCCCCCGGCTTCATCGGCCCGGACAGGCTCAGGTACGTCTTGGTGGACGGGTTGAGGTCCGCCGAGCCACCCACCAGGAACGGGTGGTGCTTGGCCAGCGCGTTGAGCACCTTGCCGCTCGACTCGCGCGTGGCCACGCCCTTGGCATCCGCCGGGAAGCTGGGCAGCTCCGCGTCCCAGCCCTCCGGAGCCTCGCGCCGCTGCAGGCGCTCGAGCTGATCCGCCAGCGCCGGGTGTGCCTTGCGATACTCCGCGAGCGACTTCTCCCACGCCTCGCGAAGCTGCTTGCCCCGCGCGCCCATCCGCTCCTGGAAGCGCTCGCGCACACCGTCGGGCACCAGGAACTGCGAATCCTCGGGCCAGCCATAGTTCCGCTTGGCGCCCTTGAGCTCCTCGGCCCCCAGCGGCTCGCCGTGCGCGCTGGCGGTGCCCTCCTTTTTGGGCGCGCCGTAGCCAATCCGGCTGGTGACGATGATCAACGTGGGCTTGCCGCGCTGCTCCTTGAAGGTGCGGTACGCCTGCCCCAGCTCCTCCAGGTTGTTCGCGTCGGCCACGCGCAGCACGCGCCAGCCATACGCCTCGAAGCGCCGGCCCACGTCCTCGGTGAAGGCCAGGTCCGTGCTGCCATCGATGGAGATGCGGTTGGCGTCGTAGATCCAGCACAGGTTGGGCAGCTGCAGGTGCCCGGCGATGGAGGCGGCCTCGCTGGCCACGCCCTCCAT encodes:
- the tkt gene encoding transketolase, giving the protein MTTDTRDTQCINTLRTLAIDAVEKAHSGHPGAPMALAPVAYQLWQQELRYDPAQPIWPNRDRFILSNGHASMLLYGLLHLAGVKRVTRDYRVEEVPAISMEDLQKFRQLDSVTPGHPEYRWTSGVETTTGPLGQGVSNSVGMAIASRWLAGYFNRPGFTLFDYDVWALCGDGDLMEGVASEAASIAGHLQLPNLCWIYDANRISIDGSTDLAFTEDVGRRFEAYGWRVLRVADANNLEELGQAYRTFKEQRGKPTLIIVTSRIGYGAPKKEGTASAHGEPLGAEELKGAKRNYGWPEDSQFLVPDGVRERFQERMGARGKQLREAWEKSLAEYRKAHPALADQLERLQRREAPEGWDAELPSFPADAKGVATRESSGKVLNALAKHHPFLVGGSADLNPSTKTYLSLSGPMKPGEHSGRNIHFGVREHAMGSIVNGLSLSKLRGYGATFLIFSDYERPAIRLSAIMEVPSIHIFTHDSIGLGEDGPTHQPVEQLSGLRSIPGLIVLRPADANEVTEAWRVIARQKHHPVALVLTRQAVPTLDRTKYAPASGLAKGAYVLADSEGAPEVVLIGTGSEVSLCLAAYDQLKAEGVKARVVSMPSWELFEQQDEAYKDSVLPPSVSARVAVEQAAAFGWERWVGLRGSVVGMRTFGASAPLKNLLQKFGFTVDNVVKVAKETIAKARK